The Kribbella amoyensis genomic sequence TGCGTGAGCGGGCACGCGACTGGCACCGGCTCGGCCCGTGGTACGCGGTGCTCTACGGGCTGGAGAACGACCTGCCCGACGAGATCGAGGGTGGGCTGGCCGGAGTACTCGTCCGGCTGTGAGGCAACCATTCGGCGGGGTCGTGGTCATTCCCTGATGTGGAGATCATCATGACCGCGTCGGACGCCGCCCGGGCCGCTCCCGACGACGAGGTGTGGGAGCGGCTCCGGGAGGGCGATCAGAGCGCCCTCGGCGAGTTGTTCGACCGGTACGCAGACGACGTGTACGCCTTCGCGTTCCGGCGGACCGCGTCCTGGGCCGCGGCCGAGGACGTCGTGCAGGCGACGTTCCTGAGTACCTGGCGCCGGTTCCACCGCGACCCACCGGGCCCGCTCACGGTACCGAGCGCGCGCGGCTGGCTCCTGGTGGTCGCGGGCAACGAATGCCGCACCCTGTACCGCACCGGCCGGCGGTTGCGCGCGCTGGTGGACCGGCTACCGGATCCGCCGCACAGCCCCGATCACGCGGGCGAGGTGGCCCGCCGGCTCGACGACGAACGACGGATGTCGGCCGTGCGTCGCGCGGTCGGCAAACTCCCCCGGCACGAACGCGAGACGCTCGAACTCGTCGTCTGGTCCGGCCTCACCCTCGCCGAGGCGGCCGCGGCCCTCGGTGTCGCCGAAGGAACCGTCAAAGCCCGTCTGCACCGCGCCCGCCGCCGTTTCCCCGATCTGCTGTCGCGGGTCGCGCTCTCCGAGGAGCTGTCATGAACACCGATCTCGAACCACCGCCGGTCCCCCGGCTCACCGAGGACCAGCACAGCCGGCTCCGCTCCCGCGTCCTCACCGCAGCCGACCCGGTGCGGCGTACACAGCGTCGGTGGGTCGCACCGGTCGCTTCGGTGGCCGCCGTCGGTGCCGTCGTGGCCGGCACCCTGGTCGTCACGAACCGCCCCAGCGAGCCCACCCCGGCCGCCCCCGTCGGCGTCATCGACAAGAGCAAGATCGTGAAGACGCAGAAGGACCCCGGCGTGATCGATCTCGGTGCTGCGACGCCGACTGAAACAACGGAAGCGGCCAGGGCCTGCCAGTTGCCAGGGGGCGAGCGGACCGAGGTGCTCTGGAGCCGCAAGGTCGCCGGGCCGGCGCCGCTGAAGGCCGGCCTGGTCGTGCTGGCGAAGCAGACCCCGGGCCAGCCAGGCGGCTTCTACAACCTCGGTCTGGTCGCCGGTTTCCCCGGCGGTGTCTGCGGCGCGATCCGCGACGCGGACTGGAACCGGCAACCGACCCGCACCGACGGTCTCGTCACGCTCGCCGGTGCCGGTTCGATCGACTCGCCGGGCGCGGGCAAGGCCGCCCTGGCCGAGTACCGCGCGATCCACCGGGTCCGGCCCGAGATCGCCAGGATCGAGTCACGCTACGTCTGGCCGAAGGGTCACAGCGCGTGGTTCGCCGGGGTGGTCCAAGGCGGCTTCGCCTTCACGGTCGCCGCGGCGACGATCCCGGCCGGCCAGTACCAGCCGAGGACGGACGGGCAGAGCGATGTCCGGCAGGAGCTCCGGGCGTTCGACCGGGCCGGCCGGCCGGTACCGGTGACGTCCTGAGTCGAAGGCTGACCGGGCGCCAGGGGTACTGAGCGCCCGGTCAGCTGTCCACGGTGGCGACGCCCACCAGGAGGCGTCAGCCGGGCGTCAGCGGCCCATGAACCGGCTGATCGAGCGGGCCAGGTTGACCCCGACCAGGCCGCCCCAGCAGATGATGACGGCGATCGTGCCCTCCATGTTCGCGGCGATCGCGGTGATCGGGATGCCGGCCACGACGGAGACGATCGCGAGCGCGAGACCACCGGGGTCGCCGTCCGGCTTGCCCGGCGGCTGCTGCGGCTGCGCGGCCGGGAGCGGCGCGTTCACCGGCTGCCCGTACCGGGCGGCGGCGCGGGCGTCCAGCTTCTCCAGGAACCCGTCGATGATCTCGGGTTCGTAGTCCGCCCCCAGCTCCTGCCGGGCCGCGATCGCCGCCCCGAGGTCCTTGCGCATCTCGTCCGTCGCCATAACCGAGACGCTACGACCTCCGCGGCTCCGGGACTATCAGGGGAAACCCCGGCCCCTCCCGCTCCGGCCCCCGACAGCCGGCCCGCCGTCCCACCGCGGACAGCGAACTGCCCCGGATCCACAGG encodes the following:
- a CDS encoding RNA polymerase sigma factor → MTASDAARAAPDDEVWERLREGDQSALGELFDRYADDVYAFAFRRTASWAAAEDVVQATFLSTWRRFHRDPPGPLTVPSARGWLLVVAGNECRTLYRTGRRLRALVDRLPDPPHSPDHAGEVARRLDDERRMSAVRRAVGKLPRHERETLELVVWSGLTLAEAAAALGVAEGTVKARLHRARRRFPDLLSRVALSEELS